One Actinomycetota bacterium DNA segment encodes these proteins:
- a CDS encoding zinc-binding dehydrogenase — protein sequence MEGTLAAFAGPGRPFELRYRDVPPPKPGGMVVRVLQANICGSDLHFWQGHIDLVALGRAMPVVLGHEAVGVVEALGDGVETDADGLPLSVGDRVAWRYFLPCGRCRNCAAGRSRACQRNHHFLSQGQSASEPPFFVGPLATHHHLPPGQIVYRVPDRLSDAVAAAANCAVAQAIQGLDAAGLRVGETVVVQGAGGLGLFACAVAKAMGAARVIALDAVASRLELAAAFGADVTLDLNELPDARSRVRAVRKETDGGADVVCEFVGHPDAVAEGIGMVRPGGRYLECGCVHAGASFDFDPSQVTLLSRTIIGLICYEPWALREALAFLDRTDGPWDRLTPTVYPLAAVDEAFADAAARRVPRAAVAPG from the coding sequence GTGGAAGGGACGCTCGCCGCGTTCGCGGGACCCGGACGTCCGTTCGAGCTTCGATACCGGGACGTTCCTCCGCCCAAGCCTGGCGGGATGGTGGTGCGCGTGCTCCAGGCCAATATCTGCGGCAGCGACCTGCACTTCTGGCAGGGGCACATCGACTTGGTCGCCCTGGGGCGAGCCATGCCCGTGGTCCTGGGCCACGAAGCGGTGGGCGTGGTGGAGGCCCTCGGTGACGGCGTCGAGACGGATGCCGACGGCCTGCCTCTGTCGGTGGGCGACCGGGTCGCGTGGAGGTACTTCCTCCCCTGCGGTCGCTGCCGCAACTGCGCCGCGGGTCGGAGCCGGGCCTGCCAGCGCAACCACCACTTCCTGTCCCAGGGGCAGTCCGCCAGCGAGCCGCCGTTCTTCGTGGGCCCCCTGGCCACCCACCACCATCTTCCCCCCGGACAGATCGTCTACCGGGTCCCGGATCGTCTGTCCGACGCCGTGGCCGCAGCCGCGAACTGCGCCGTGGCCCAGGCCATCCAGGGCCTGGACGCGGCGGGTCTTCGGGTGGGCGAGACCGTGGTCGTCCAGGGCGCCGGCGGCCTGGGGCTGTTCGCCTGCGCGGTGGCGAAGGCCATGGGCGCCGCACGGGTCATCGCCCTGGACGCCGTGGCCTCGCGCCTCGAGCTCGCCGCGGCCTTCGGCGCCGACGTCACCCTGGACCTGAACGAGCTGCCCGATGCGCGCTCACGCGTACGAGCCGTTCGGAAGGAGACCGACGGGGGCGCCGACGTCGTCTGCGAGTTCGTCGGGCACCCCGACGCCGTGGCCGAGGGGATCGGGATGGTCCGGCCGGGCGGCCGCTACCTGGAGTGCGGCTGCGTCCATGCCGGGGCCTCGTTCGACTTCGATCCGTCCCAGGTCACGCTGCTGAGCCGGACCATCATCGGCTTGATCTGCTACGAGCCGTGGGCGCTCCGGGAGGCTCTGGCCTTCCTGGACCGCACCGACGGTCCGTGGGACCGGCTGACCCCGACCGTCTACCCGCTCGCGGCCGTGGACGAGGCATTCGCCGACGCCGCGGCGCGGCGCGTTCCCCGCGCCGCGGTGGCACCCGGGTAG
- a CDS encoding acyl-CoA/acyl-ACP dehydrogenase, with the protein MDFSTPRELVDIRAAVREACQAFPPAYWRELEPDRYPEEFVRAMTAAGWLACLIPAEYGGAGLGVTEASAILEEINASGGNGAACHAQMYVMGTILRHGSDDQKRRYLPSLADGSLRLQAFGITEPTAGSDTTRIETTAERTADGYRIRGQKVFTSRALQSDLMLLLARTTRMEEVERPTDGLSVFLVDLREAGDRVAIRPLPTMMNSATTEVFIDGLAVPPDALIGEEGGGWRCILDAMNAERILIASECIGDGRWFVDKAARYATERAVFGRPIGANQGVQFPIARAHAAVEAAALVRSRAAWLFDRGEPCGAEANMAKLLASEASWQAANACLDTHGGWGFARDYDVERKFRETRLYSIAPVSNNLILAYVGHHVLGMPRSY; encoded by the coding sequence GTGGACTTCTCCACGCCGCGCGAGCTCGTCGATATCCGCGCGGCCGTCCGGGAGGCCTGCCAGGCGTTCCCGCCCGCCTACTGGCGGGAGCTGGAGCCAGACCGCTATCCGGAGGAGTTCGTCCGGGCCATGACCGCCGCCGGCTGGCTCGCCTGCCTGATCCCCGCCGAGTACGGCGGCGCCGGACTGGGGGTGACCGAGGCCAGCGCGATCCTAGAGGAGATCAACGCGTCCGGCGGCAACGGGGCGGCCTGCCACGCGCAGATGTACGTGATGGGCACGATCCTGCGGCACGGATCCGACGACCAGAAGCGTCGGTACCTCCCTTCCCTGGCCGACGGGTCGCTCCGGCTGCAGGCCTTCGGCATCACCGAGCCCACCGCGGGCTCGGACACGACCAGGATCGAGACCACGGCCGAGCGGACCGCCGACGGGTACCGCATCCGGGGGCAGAAGGTGTTCACGTCCCGGGCCCTCCAGTCCGACCTGATGCTCCTGCTGGCAAGGACGACGCGCATGGAAGAGGTGGAGCGGCCCACCGACGGCCTCTCCGTGTTCCTGGTGGACCTTCGGGAGGCGGGTGACCGGGTGGCGATCCGGCCCCTGCCCACCATGATGAATTCCGCGACTACCGAGGTGTTCATCGACGGCCTCGCGGTTCCGCCCGACGCGCTGATCGGCGAGGAGGGCGGCGGATGGCGCTGCATCCTGGACGCCATGAACGCCGAGCGGATCCTGATCGCCTCGGAGTGCATTGGCGACGGGCGGTGGTTCGTGGACAAGGCGGCCCGGTACGCCACCGAGCGCGCCGTCTTCGGCCGGCCCATCGGCGCGAATCAGGGCGTGCAGTTCCCGATCGCTCGGGCCCACGCCGCGGTGGAGGCCGCGGCGCTCGTTCGCTCCAGGGCCGCCTGGCTGTTCGACCGGGGCGAGCCCTGCGGCGCGGAGGCGAACATGGCCAAGCTCCTCGCCTCCGAGGCATCCTGGCAGGCGGCCAACGCGTGCCTGGACACCCACGGGGGCTGGGGGTTCGCCCGCGACTACGACGTTGAACGCAAGTTCCGGGAGACCCGCCTGTACTCGATCGCACCGGTCTCCAACAACCTCATCCTGGCCTACGTCGGGCACCACGTGCTGG